Proteins co-encoded in one Halodesulfovibrio sp. genomic window:
- a CDS encoding DUF47 family protein: MKLRVPFFGMLSDRTPMSGLLEHYGQIEKGMGLIHESMECYITGGACREFYSLQQEVDEAEYHADKIKRNIRNHLPHGLFMPVDKTLFINYTRSQDNILDSGQEALNWLGMHRLAIEEDMQKLLLDYLYEVAKTIELLKDALEATIDLVQGTAAVSRQKTKEHFRGIRAQQRNVFRMKQNLMAELYDLNRDFKEVYQLMKFVDCLFDMSHNAENCSDMLRAMIVR; the protein is encoded by the coding sequence ATGAAATTACGCGTTCCATTTTTTGGAATGTTATCCGACCGCACCCCTATGAGCGGCTTGCTCGAGCACTACGGGCAAATTGAAAAAGGCATGGGGCTTATCCATGAGTCCATGGAATGCTACATTACCGGCGGCGCATGTCGTGAGTTTTACTCCCTGCAACAGGAAGTGGATGAAGCAGAATACCATGCGGATAAAATTAAACGTAATATCCGTAACCACCTTCCGCACGGTTTATTTATGCCTGTGGATAAAACTCTGTTCATCAACTACACCCGCAGTCAGGACAACATTCTTGACTCCGGTCAAGAAGCACTCAACTGGTTAGGTATGCACCGCCTTGCCATTGAAGAAGATATGCAAAAACTGCTTCTTGATTACCTGTACGAAGTAGCTAAGACCATCGAACTCTTGAAAGATGCGCTCGAAGCAACCATTGATCTTGTGCAGGGAACTGCGGCTGTGAGTCGCCAGAAAACAAAAGAGCATTTCCGCGGCATTCGCGCTCAACAGCGTAACGTGTTTCGCATGAAACAAAATCTCATGGCGGAACTGTACGATCTCAATCGAGACTTCAAAGAAGTCTACCAGCTTATGAAGTTTGTAGACTGCCTCTTCGATATGAGTCACAACGCCGAAAATTGTAGCGACATGCTTCGTGCAATGATCGTTAGATAA